A region from the Streptomyces tsukubensis genome encodes:
- a CDS encoding helix-turn-helix domain-containing protein → MQNAKRPKRGTSWHVLGAQLATLRKAAGYTQAQLAEELELDVETIASIEQGRRALKLDLAERLDELLHTKGALASGVKNVPQRERFPLFAQDFVDYEQEALNLLWYENQVVPGLLQTADYMRAVFSNLYPPLDEDELEEWVQARLERQEVLRRKPRPMCNFLLEESVLYRPVGGKRVLRDQNQHLRQVAELPFLGLQIMPTQVERHAGLDGPMVLLETPDHDQLAYVEGQRVSFLVDDPDEASVLLTKYGMLRSQALSPGESMDLLDALLGET, encoded by the coding sequence ATGCAAAACGCGAAACGCCCCAAGCGGGGCACCTCATGGCACGTTCTCGGAGCGCAACTGGCCACCCTGCGGAAGGCCGCGGGGTACACCCAGGCCCAGTTGGCCGAGGAACTCGAACTCGACGTCGAAACCATCGCCTCCATCGAACAGGGGCGCAGGGCGCTGAAACTGGATCTCGCGGAGCGGCTGGACGAACTCCTCCATACGAAGGGGGCCCTGGCGTCCGGGGTGAAGAACGTCCCGCAGCGGGAACGCTTTCCGCTCTTCGCTCAGGACTTCGTGGACTACGAACAGGAGGCCCTGAACCTGCTCTGGTACGAGAACCAAGTGGTCCCGGGGCTGCTCCAGACCGCCGACTACATGCGGGCGGTCTTCTCCAATCTCTATCCCCCGCTGGACGAGGACGAGTTGGAGGAGTGGGTCCAGGCCAGGCTGGAGCGACAGGAAGTGCTGCGGCGGAAGCCCCGGCCGATGTGCAACTTCCTGCTGGAGGAGTCCGTCCTGTACCGCCCGGTCGGCGGTAAGCGGGTGCTCCGCGACCAGAACCAACATCTGCGGCAGGTCGCCGAACTCCCCTTTCTCGGGCTCCAGATCATGCCGACCCAGGTCGAGCGCCATGCCGGTCTCGATGGCCCCATGGTGCTGCTGGAAACCCCGGACCACGACCAACTCGCCTATGTGGAAGGGCAGCGGGTCAGCTTCCTGGTCGATGATCCCGATGAAGCCAGTGTGCTTCTGACGAAGTATGGGATGCTGCGTTCACAGGCCCTCTCCCCCGGGGAGAGCATGGACTTGCTGGACGCGTTGCTAGGAGAGACATGA
- a CDS encoding DUF742 domain-containing protein: protein MATPPGERPYDGGAQQPEGEHSHHGYPFPPAPGRADGRPSWSAPEPAQEPYRQPYEPSYDASYDPRYGAQQAGGPGPYDPGAPQPPHQPHQPHQPNQPHQPHQPHQPHDQYDRQGGYGRPGGRHGVPGPAQQPGQPRPYQQRPPGRRRPEPAPGQGGPSPLVRPYAMTGGRTRPRYQLAIEALVSTTADPSRLQGQLPEHQRICRLCFEIKSVAEISALLSIPLGVARILVADLAEAGLVAIHQPGGDDTAGGQPDVTLLERVLSGLRKL, encoded by the coding sequence GTGGCAACACCACCGGGCGAACGCCCTTATGACGGCGGTGCGCAGCAGCCGGAAGGCGAGCACTCCCACCACGGCTACCCCTTTCCCCCGGCCCCGGGCAGAGCGGACGGCCGTCCTTCGTGGTCCGCGCCCGAGCCGGCGCAGGAGCCGTACCGGCAGCCGTACGAGCCTTCGTACGATGCTTCGTACGATCCCCGGTACGGGGCGCAGCAGGCGGGCGGTCCCGGGCCGTACGATCCGGGGGCGCCCCAGCCACCGCATCAGCCTCACCAGCCCCATCAGCCGAACCAACCGCACCAACCGCACCAACCGCACCAACCGCACGATCAGTACGACCGGCAGGGCGGCTACGGCCGGCCCGGCGGGCGGCACGGGGTGCCGGGCCCGGCCCAGCAGCCCGGCCAGCCCCGGCCCTACCAGCAGCGGCCTCCGGGGCGCCGCAGGCCGGAGCCCGCGCCCGGACAGGGCGGGCCCAGTCCGCTGGTGCGGCCGTACGCCATGACGGGCGGCCGGACCCGGCCGCGCTACCAGCTCGCCATCGAGGCCCTGGTCAGTACCACCGCAGATCCGTCGAGGCTCCAGGGCCAGTTGCCCGAGCATCAGCGGATCTGCCGGCTGTGTTTCGAGATCAAGTCGGTCGCCGAGATCTCGGCACTGCTCTCCATTCCCCTCGGCGTTGCCCGGATCCTCGTCGCCGACCTGGCAGAGGCCGGACTCGTCGCCATCCACCAGCCCGGCGGGGACGACACCGCCGGCGGTCAGCCAGACGTGACACTGCTCGAAAGGGTGCTCAGTGGACTTCGCAAGCTCTAG
- a CDS encoding acyl-CoA carboxylase subunit beta, producing the protein MTLVDETPSEPTDARGRVAELHDLRERAVRGPSDRATEAQHAKGKLTARERIALLLDEGSFHEVEQLRRHRATGFGLEAKKPHTDGVVTGWGTVEGRTVFVYAHDFRIFGGALGEAHATKIHKIMDMAISAGAPLVSLNDGAGARIQEGVSALAGYGGIFQRNTRASGVIPQISVMLGPCAGGAAYSPALTDFVFMVRETSQMFITGPDVVKAVTGEEITQNGLGGADVHAETSGVAHFAYDDEETCIAEVRYLLSMLPQNNRENPPHVAATDPVDRRSDVLLDLVPADGNRPYDMHKVIEELVDDGDFLEIHERWARNIVCALARIDGQVVGIVANQPQTLAGVLDIEASEKAARFVQMCDAFNIPIVTLLDVPGFLPGVDQEHGGIIRHGAKLLYAYCNATVPRISLILRKAYGGAYIVMDSQSIGADLTYAWPTNEIAVMGAEGAANVIFRRQIADAEDPEAMRVRMVKEYKSELMHPYYAAERGLVDDVIDPAETRAVLAASLAMLRTKHADLPSRKHGNPPQ; encoded by the coding sequence ATGACCCTTGTCGACGAGACCCCCAGCGAGCCCACCGACGCACGCGGGCGCGTGGCCGAGCTGCACGACCTGCGGGAGCGGGCGGTCCGCGGACCGAGCGACCGCGCGACCGAGGCGCAGCACGCCAAGGGCAAGCTGACCGCGCGCGAGCGGATCGCGCTGCTGCTGGACGAGGGCTCCTTCCACGAGGTGGAGCAGCTCCGCCGGCACCGGGCCACCGGCTTCGGCCTGGAGGCCAAGAAGCCGCACACCGACGGTGTCGTCACCGGCTGGGGAACGGTCGAGGGGCGGACGGTCTTCGTCTACGCCCACGACTTCCGGATCTTCGGCGGTGCGCTGGGCGAGGCCCACGCCACCAAGATCCACAAGATTATGGACATGGCGATCTCGGCGGGCGCGCCGCTGGTGTCGCTGAACGACGGCGCGGGCGCCCGGATCCAGGAGGGCGTTTCGGCGCTCGCCGGTTACGGCGGCATCTTCCAGCGCAACACCCGGGCGAGCGGTGTCATCCCGCAGATCTCCGTGATGCTCGGCCCGTGTGCGGGCGGCGCCGCCTACTCGCCCGCGCTCACCGACTTCGTCTTCATGGTCCGCGAGACCTCCCAGATGTTCATCACCGGTCCCGACGTGGTGAAGGCCGTGACGGGTGAGGAGATCACCCAGAACGGCCTCGGCGGTGCCGACGTCCACGCCGAGACCTCGGGCGTCGCCCACTTCGCGTACGACGACGAGGAGACCTGCATCGCGGAGGTGCGGTACCTCCTCTCGATGCTGCCGCAGAACAACCGGGAGAACCCGCCGCACGTGGCGGCCACCGACCCGGTCGACCGCCGCTCCGACGTCCTGCTGGACCTGGTGCCCGCCGACGGCAACCGTCCGTACGACATGCACAAGGTCATCGAAGAACTCGTCGACGACGGCGACTTCCTGGAGATCCACGAGCGCTGGGCCCGGAACATCGTCTGCGCCCTGGCCCGCATCGACGGCCAGGTCGTCGGCATCGTGGCCAACCAGCCGCAGACCCTCGCCGGGGTCCTGGACATCGAGGCCTCCGAAAAGGCCGCCCGCTTCGTCCAGATGTGCGACGCCTTCAACATCCCGATCGTGACCCTGCTGGACGTCCCCGGCTTCCTCCCGGGCGTCGACCAGGAGCACGGCGGGATCATCCGCCACGGCGCCAAGCTCCTCTACGCCTACTGCAACGCCACCGTGCCCCGGATCTCCCTGATCCTGCGCAAGGCCTACGGCGGCGCGTACATCGTGATGGACTCCCAGTCCATCGGCGCCGACCTGACCTACGCCTGGCCGACCAACGAGATCGCGGTCATGGGCGCCGAGGGCGCCGCCAATGTGATCTTCCGGCGGCAGATCGCGGACGCCGAGGACCCCGAGGCCATGCGGGTGCGGATGGTCAAGGAGTACAAGTCCGAGCTGATGCACCCGTACTACGCCGCGGAGCGCGGACTGGTCGACGACGTCATCGACCCGGCCGAGACCCGGGCCGTACTCGCCGCGTCCCTGGCGATGCTCCGCACCAAGCACGCCGATCTGCCGTCCCGCAAGCACGGCAACCCGCCGCAGTGA
- a CDS encoding acyl-CoA carboxylase epsilon subunit, whose protein sequence is MSTQAVRATDPSVLRVEKGHCEPEELAAITAVLLARAAAAPQATDGAHGRTAAPWSRPERQRAFQVSHSWQG, encoded by the coding sequence ATGAGCACCCAGGCCGTCCGAGCCACGGACCCGTCCGTCCTGCGCGTGGAGAAGGGCCACTGCGAGCCCGAGGAGCTGGCCGCGATCACCGCGGTGCTGCTGGCCCGCGCCGCCGCCGCGCCGCAGGCCACGGACGGCGCCCACGGCCGTACCGCCGCGCCCTGGAGCCGTCCCGAGCGGCAGCGGGCCTTCCAGGTCTCCCACAGCTGGCAGGGCTGA
- a CDS encoding polysaccharide lyase 8 family protein produces the protein MPQPLWSRRSFVTAAGTAGALAALAPAAPAPPDPYELLRNRWLEISLGSGYDPAAEPYASRIAETTRLAAVHRAALAPGPGSLWPDLPLLPPAPPAHITRSFARLWVMAQAYTYGTGDGSGLLADTVHGLGHVTALAYHPGNEPRGNWWEWRIGSPRLLMDLVAVLHDHLSADAIATACAAVDHFVPDSLLTDYSGISTGANRVDLCRSTALRGILGRAPQRIALARTALSPVFPYVTEGDGLYADGSYVQHTRVPYTGTYGQVLLDGLARLFALLDGSPWEITDPARRNVLDSVDRAFSPLIHNGLIMDSVNGRAVSRGLGRDDDRRILRGDHYHGHAVIAAIALLARGAPPADRDRWYARIKGWAARDTTGSLLISPRHGTADLARLAAAAAAPVPTAPRATGHTLFAAMDRAVHRRPGWTVNIAMASDRTAYYECGNGEHPRGWHTGAGMVLWWPEHSLGDQYTDWFWPTADPYRMPGTTVSTRRLADFAGGEWGEPRPAARWAGGVTDGTYAAVGQDLRGLGSTLRARKSWFCADDAVVCLGAGISCTDGVPVETVVDHRNLGASGRARYRYGARWAHLEGHGGWVLPGGTRRLHSRHEDRAGAWADINTGGSAERVTRRYRTLWLDHGTDPVDASYLYLLMPAASPARTAARAADPHWLTVLANDARCQAVALASLGLTAANFFATGTVGPLTASAPLSVLIREQGREAALWLADPERSRSPVEIVWRRPVRAVESRDPAIEVLATGAAVRLRLHPGTAGTSRGCRMALG, from the coding sequence GTGCCCCAGCCGCTCTGGTCCCGCCGGTCCTTCGTCACGGCCGCCGGAACCGCCGGGGCGCTCGCCGCCCTGGCCCCCGCGGCCCCGGCGCCCCCGGACCCGTACGAACTCCTCCGGAACCGCTGGCTGGAGATCAGCCTCGGCAGCGGCTACGACCCCGCCGCCGAGCCGTACGCCTCCCGGATCGCGGAGACCACCCGACTCGCCGCCGTCCACCGCGCCGCCCTGGCCCCCGGCCCCGGCTCCCTCTGGCCCGACCTGCCCTTACTCCCGCCCGCGCCGCCCGCCCACATCACCCGGAGCTTCGCCCGCCTCTGGGTGATGGCCCAGGCGTATACGTACGGAACCGGCGACGGATCCGGGCTCCTCGCGGACACCGTCCACGGCCTCGGCCACGTCACCGCCCTCGCCTACCACCCCGGCAACGAGCCCCGCGGCAACTGGTGGGAGTGGCGCATCGGCAGCCCACGCCTCCTGATGGACCTCGTCGCCGTCCTCCACGACCACCTCTCCGCCGACGCGATCGCCACCGCCTGCGCCGCCGTCGACCACTTCGTCCCCGACAGCCTCCTCACCGACTACTCCGGCATCTCCACCGGCGCCAACCGCGTCGACCTCTGCCGCTCCACCGCCCTGCGCGGGATCCTCGGCCGCGCCCCCCAGCGGATCGCCCTGGCCCGTACCGCGCTCTCCCCGGTCTTCCCGTACGTCACCGAAGGCGACGGCCTCTACGCCGACGGGTCGTACGTCCAGCACACCCGCGTCCCCTATACCGGCACCTACGGACAGGTCCTGCTCGACGGGCTCGCCCGGCTCTTCGCCCTGCTCGACGGCTCCCCCTGGGAGATCACCGACCCCGCCCGCCGCAACGTCCTCGACAGCGTCGACCGCGCCTTCAGCCCGCTGATCCACAACGGGCTGATCATGGACAGCGTCAACGGCCGGGCGGTCAGCCGGGGGCTGGGCCGCGACGACGACCGCCGGATCCTGCGCGGCGACCACTACCACGGGCACGCCGTGATCGCCGCGATCGCGCTGCTGGCCAGGGGTGCCCCGCCCGCCGACCGCGACCGCTGGTACGCCCGGATCAAGGGCTGGGCCGCCCGTGACACCACCGGCTCCCTCCTCATCTCGCCCCGGCACGGCACCGCCGATCTGGCCCGCCTCGCCGCAGCCGCCGCAGCCCCCGTCCCGACCGCCCCCCGAGCCACCGGCCACACCCTCTTCGCCGCCATGGACCGGGCCGTGCACCGCCGCCCCGGCTGGACCGTGAACATCGCCATGGCCTCGGACCGCACCGCGTACTACGAATGCGGGAACGGCGAGCACCCGCGCGGCTGGCACACCGGCGCCGGAATGGTCCTCTGGTGGCCCGAGCACAGCCTCGGAGACCAGTACACGGACTGGTTCTGGCCCACCGCCGACCCGTACCGGATGCCCGGCACCACCGTCTCCACCCGGCGGCTCGCGGACTTCGCGGGCGGAGAGTGGGGCGAACCGCGGCCCGCAGCGCGCTGGGCCGGGGGTGTCACCGACGGCACGTACGCCGCCGTCGGCCAGGATCTGCGGGGGCTGGGCTCCACCCTCCGGGCCCGCAAGTCCTGGTTCTGCGCCGACGACGCCGTCGTCTGCCTGGGCGCGGGCATCAGCTGCACCGACGGCGTCCCGGTCGAGACCGTCGTCGACCACCGCAATCTCGGCGCGTCCGGCCGGGCCCGCTACCGGTACGGCGCCCGCTGGGCCCATCTGGAAGGCCACGGCGGCTGGGTCCTGCCCGGCGGCACCCGCCGGCTCCACAGCCGCCATGAGGACCGCGCCGGAGCCTGGGCCGATATCAACACCGGCGGCAGTGCCGAACGGGTCACGCGCCGCTACCGCACGCTCTGGCTGGACCACGGCACCGACCCGGTCGATGCCTCGTACCTCTATCTCCTGATGCCGGCCGCGAGCCCCGCCCGCACCGCCGCCCGGGCCGCCGACCCGCACTGGCTGACCGTCCTCGCCAACGACGCGCGCTGTCAGGCGGTGGCCCTCGCCTCCCTCGGGCTGACCGCCGCGAATTTCTTCGCCACCGGAACGGTTGGCCCGCTGACCGCATCGGCGCCCCTGAGCGTCCTGATCAGGGAGCAGGGCCGCGAAGCCGCCCTGTGGCTGGCGGATCCGGAACGCTCCCGCTCACCCGTGGAGATCGTCTGGCGGCGGCCCGTACGCGCTGTGGAGAGCCGGGACCCCGCCATCGAGGTCCTCGCCACCGGCGCCGCCGTTCGGCTGAGACTCCACCCCGGCACGGCGGGCACGAGCCGCGGCTGCCGGATGGCACTCGGCTGA
- a CDS encoding YceI family protein yields the protein MGIFNRKSDTAESAAPVDPALAALSGEYTIDPAHSQIGFTVRHAMVTNVRGGFDDYEGTLVLNGADPADSSASIDVRINSIDTGIADRDNHLRSADFFDAEQFPLMTFRSTRAEAAGGDDYRLFGDLTIKDVTRPLTIDLEFNGAATDVYGNHRVGFEGSATILRSEWGLTWNAALETGGVMVSDKVKLNLDISAIKKA from the coding sequence ATGGGCATCTTCAACCGCAAGTCCGACACCGCCGAGTCCGCCGCCCCCGTGGACCCCGCGCTCGCCGCGCTGTCCGGTGAGTACACGATCGACCCGGCGCACAGCCAGATCGGTTTCACGGTCCGGCACGCCATGGTCACGAACGTCCGCGGCGGCTTCGACGACTACGAGGGCACGCTCGTGCTGAACGGCGCCGACCCGGCCGACTCCAGCGCCAGCATCGACGTGCGGATCAACAGCATCGACACGGGCATCGCGGACCGCGACAACCACCTCCGCAGCGCCGACTTCTTCGACGCCGAGCAGTTCCCGCTGATGACCTTCCGCTCCACCCGCGCCGAAGCGGCCGGCGGCGACGACTACCGGCTCTTCGGTGACCTCACCATCAAGGACGTGACCCGTCCGCTCACCATCGACCTGGAGTTCAACGGCGCCGCGACCGACGTCTACGGCAACCACCGGGTCGGCTTCGAGGGCTCCGCGACCATCCTGCGCTCCGAGTGGGGTCTGACCTGGAACGCCGCTCTGGAGACCGGTGGCGTCATGGTCAGCGACAAGGTCAAGCTCAACCTCGACATCTCCGCCATCAAGAAGGCCTGA
- a CDS encoding GTP-binding protein has protein sequence MDFASSSGGAPRSTTSAKIVVAGGFGVGKTTFVGAVSEINPLRTEAVMTSASAGIDDLTHTGDKTTTTVAMDFGRITLDQDLILYLFGTPGQDRFWFMWDDLVRGAIGAVVLVDTRRLADCFPAVDYFENSGLPFVIALNGFDGHQPYTPEEVREALQIGPDTPIITTDARHRADAKSALITLVEHALMARLR, from the coding sequence GTGGACTTCGCAAGCTCTAGCGGCGGCGCGCCTCGCTCAACCACCAGCGCGAAGATCGTGGTGGCGGGTGGTTTCGGCGTGGGTAAGACCACGTTCGTCGGCGCCGTCTCGGAGATCAACCCGCTGCGTACCGAAGCCGTCATGACCAGCGCCTCCGCCGGCATCGACGACCTCACCCACACCGGCGACAAAACCACCACCACCGTCGCCATGGACTTCGGCCGCATCACCCTCGACCAGGACCTCATCCTCTACCTGTTCGGCACCCCCGGACAGGACCGCTTCTGGTTCATGTGGGACGACCTCGTCCGCGGCGCCATCGGCGCCGTCGTCCTCGTCGACACCCGACGCCTCGCCGACTGCTTCCCCGCCGTCGACTACTTCGAAAACAGCGGCCTCCCCTTCGTCATCGCCCTCAACGGCTTCGACGGACACCAGCCCTACACCCCCGAAGAAGTCCGCGAAGCCCTCCAGATCGGACCCGACACCCCCATCATCACCACCGACGCCCGCCATCGCGCCGACGCGAAGAGCGCCCTCATCACCCTCGTCGAACACGCCCTCATGGCACGGCTGCGGTAG
- a CDS encoding roadblock/LC7 domain-containing protein, producing the protein MSQAAQNLNWLITNFVDNTPGVSHTVVVSADGLLLAMSDGFPRDRADQLAAVASGLTSLTAGASRIFEGGAVNQTVVEMERGFLFIMSISDGSSLAVLAHPEADIGLVGYEMALLVDRAGNVLTPDLRAELQGSLLN; encoded by the coding sequence ATGAGCCAGGCGGCGCAGAATCTGAACTGGTTGATCACCAACTTCGTGGACAACACCCCCGGGGTGTCCCACACGGTGGTGGTCTCCGCCGACGGACTCCTGCTGGCGATGTCCGACGGCTTCCCCCGTGACCGTGCCGATCAGCTGGCGGCGGTCGCTTCCGGACTGACCTCGCTGACCGCGGGTGCCTCCCGCATCTTCGAGGGCGGTGCCGTCAACCAGACGGTCGTCGAGATGGAGCGGGGTTTCCTCTTCATCATGTCCATCTCCGACGGCTCGTCGCTGGCCGTGCTGGCCCACCCGGAGGCCGATATCGGTCTGGTGGGCTACGAGATGGCCCTTCTGGTGGACCGGGCGGGCAATGTGCTCACCCCCGACCTGCGGGCGGAACTCCAGGGCAGTCTGCTCAACTGA